In Streptomyces seoulensis, the following are encoded in one genomic region:
- a CDS encoding phage holin family protein: MSAPDGRPVGAEHSIGQLVASATTEMSALVHDEIALAKAQLKRDVKRGAASGGAFSGAGAVLVFSLPMLNFALAYGIRTWSHWNLAVCFLLSFAANVLVAGLLALIGVVFAKKAKKSKGPQKVAASVKQSAGVLQNAKPHPRELPVADRAHKAVARSSS, from the coding sequence ATGAGCGCACCCGACGGCAGGCCGGTCGGCGCCGAACACAGCATCGGCCAGCTGGTCGCCTCGGCGACGACCGAGATGTCGGCGCTGGTGCACGACGAGATCGCGCTGGCCAAGGCGCAGCTCAAGCGGGACGTGAAGCGCGGCGCGGCGAGCGGCGGTGCCTTCTCGGGCGCGGGCGCGGTGCTGGTGTTCTCGCTGCCGATGCTCAACTTCGCGCTGGCGTACGGCATCCGGACCTGGAGCCACTGGAACCTCGCGGTGTGCTTCCTGCTGTCCTTCGCCGCCAATGTACTGGTGGCCGGTCTGCTCGCGCTGATCGGTGTGGTGTTCGCCAAGAAGGCCAAGAAGAGCAAGGGCCCGCAGAAGGTCGCCGCGTCCGTGAAGCAGTCGGCGGGCGTCCTGCAGAACGCCAAGCCGCATCCGCGTGAGCTGCCTGTGGCGGACCGCGCGCACAAGGCTGTGGCACGCTCGTCCTCATGA
- the nhaA gene encoding Na+/H+ antiporter NhaA produces MAAPRTPSPARKALSRLSLPERTAVADALRTETVGGVLLLAAAVAALIWANIPALSPAYTAVSDFHLGPAALGLDLSVAHWAADGLLAVFFFVAGVELKRELVAGDLRDPKAAVLPVVAALCGMAVPALVYTLTSLTGGGSLAGWAVPTATDIAFALAVLAVIGTSLPSALRAFLLTLAVVDDLFAILIIAVFFTGRINFAALGGAVAALALFWLLQRKGVRGWYVHLPLALVIWALMYNSGVHATIAGVAMGLMLRCVTREGEERSPGERLEHLVRPLSAGLAVPLFALFSAGVPVSGGALAQVFTRPETLGVVLGLVVGKTVGVFGGTWLTVRFTRASLSEGLAWADVFAVATLAGIGFTVSLLIGELAFTGDAVLTEEVKASVLVGSLIAAICATVLLKVRNARYRRLCEDEERDEDQDGIPDVYEQDDPAYHLRMAEIHEGKAAEHRRIAAGLSAAARHARAEVPGGAGEENGRPA; encoded by the coding sequence GTGGCCGCGCCCCGCACCCCCAGCCCCGCCCGTAAGGCGCTCTCCCGCCTGTCCCTGCCGGAGCGGACCGCCGTGGCGGACGCGTTGCGCACCGAGACCGTGGGCGGTGTCCTGCTGCTCGCCGCCGCCGTCGCGGCGCTGATCTGGGCCAACATCCCCGCGCTGAGCCCCGCGTACACGGCCGTCAGCGACTTCCACCTCGGCCCCGCCGCCCTCGGCCTGGACCTCTCCGTCGCCCACTGGGCGGCCGACGGCCTGCTCGCGGTGTTCTTCTTCGTCGCCGGGGTCGAGCTGAAGCGGGAACTGGTGGCCGGCGACCTGCGCGACCCCAAGGCTGCCGTCCTGCCCGTGGTGGCCGCGCTGTGCGGGATGGCCGTACCCGCGCTGGTCTACACGCTGACCAGCCTCACCGGTGGCGGCTCCCTGGCCGGCTGGGCGGTGCCGACCGCCACCGACATCGCCTTCGCGCTCGCCGTCCTCGCGGTCATCGGCACCTCGCTGCCCAGCGCGCTGCGCGCCTTCCTGCTGACCCTCGCCGTGGTCGACGACCTCTTCGCCATCCTGATCATCGCGGTCTTCTTCACCGGCCGGATCAATTTCGCCGCGCTCGGCGGTGCCGTCGCCGCCCTCGCCCTGTTCTGGCTGCTCCAGCGCAAGGGCGTGCGCGGCTGGTACGTCCATCTGCCGCTGGCACTGGTGATCTGGGCGCTGATGTACAACAGCGGCGTCCACGCCACCATCGCCGGTGTGGCGATGGGCCTGATGCTCCGCTGCGTCACCCGTGAGGGTGAGGAGCGGTCGCCGGGTGAACGGCTGGAGCATCTGGTCCGCCCCCTGTCGGCCGGCCTCGCGGTACCGCTGTTCGCCCTGTTCAGCGCGGGTGTGCCGGTGTCCGGCGGGGCACTGGCCCAGGTGTTCACCCGGCCGGAGACGCTCGGCGTGGTGCTCGGCCTGGTCGTCGGCAAGACGGTCGGTGTCTTCGGCGGCACCTGGCTGACCGTGCGCTTCACCCGCGCCTCGCTGAGCGAGGGGCTGGCCTGGGCCGATGTCTTCGCGGTCGCCACGCTCGCCGGGATCGGCTTCACCGTCTCCCTGCTCATCGGCGAGCTGGCCTTCACCGGCGACGCCGTGCTCACCGAGGAGGTGAAGGCGTCCGTCCTCGTCGGATCGCTGATCGCGGCCATCTGTGCGACGGTGCTGCTGAAGGTGCGCAACGCCAGGTACCGGCGGCTGTGCGAGGACGAGGAGCGCGACGAGGACCAGGACGGCATCCCCGACGTCTACGAGCAGGACGATCCGGCGTACCACCTGCGCATGGCCGAGATCCATGAGGGGAAGGCCGCTGAGCACCGGCGTATCGCGGCCGGGCTGTCCGCCGCCGCGCGCCACGCGCGTGCCGAAGTACCGGGCGGGGCAGGCGAGGAGAACGGTCGTCCGGCATGA
- the acs gene encoding acetate--CoA ligase — protein MSNESLANLLKEERRFAPPADLAANANVTAEAYEQAAADRLGFWAEQARRLSWAKEPTKTLDWSNPPFAKWFEDGELNVAYNCVDRHVEAGNGDRVAIHFEGEPGDSRSITYAELKDEVSKAANALLELGVRKGDRVAIYMPMIPETAIAMLAAARIGAAHSVVFGGFSADALATRIKDADAKVVITADGGYRRGQPSALKPAVDDAVAKAEGTVEHVLVVRRTGQDVAFDAERDVWWDELVGRQSAEHTPEAFDAEHPLFILYTSGTTGKPKGILHTSGGYLTQTAYTHWAVFDLKPETDVYWCTADVGWVTGHSYIVYGPLANGATQVMYEGTPDTPHQGRFWEIVEKYRVSILYTAPTAIRTFMKWGDEIPAQFDLSSLRVLGSVGEPINPEAWVWYRKNIGADRTPVVDTWWQTETGAMMISPLPGVTETKPGSAQRPLPGISATVVDDEANEVPNGGGGYLVLTEPWPSMLRTIWGDDQRFLDTYWSRFEGKYFAGDGAKKDDDGDIWLLGRVDDVMLVSGHNISTTEVESALVSHPAVAEAAVVGAADETTGQAIVAFVILRGSAAEDEKLVAELRDHVGATLGPIAKPKRVLPVAELPKTRSGKIMRRLLRDVAENRRLGDVTTLTDSTVMTLIQSKLPSSSSED, from the coding sequence GTGAGCAACGAGAGCCTGGCCAACCTCTTGAAGGAGGAGCGACGCTTCGCGCCGCCGGCCGACCTGGCCGCGAACGCCAACGTCACGGCCGAGGCGTACGAGCAGGCCGCGGCGGACCGGCTCGGTTTCTGGGCCGAGCAGGCCCGCAGGCTGAGCTGGGCCAAGGAGCCGACGAAGACGCTGGACTGGTCGAACCCGCCGTTCGCCAAGTGGTTCGAGGACGGCGAGCTGAACGTCGCCTACAACTGCGTGGACCGGCACGTGGAGGCCGGGAACGGCGACCGGGTCGCCATCCACTTCGAGGGCGAGCCGGGCGACAGCCGCTCCATCACCTACGCCGAGCTGAAGGACGAGGTCTCCAAGGCGGCCAACGCGCTGCTGGAGCTGGGTGTCCGCAAGGGCGACCGGGTCGCCATCTACATGCCGATGATCCCCGAGACCGCAATCGCCATGCTGGCCGCCGCCCGCATCGGCGCCGCGCACTCGGTGGTCTTCGGCGGCTTCTCGGCCGACGCGCTGGCCACCCGCATCAAGGACGCGGACGCCAAGGTCGTCATCACCGCCGACGGCGGCTACCGCCGGGGCCAGCCGTCCGCGCTCAAGCCCGCCGTGGACGACGCGGTCGCCAAGGCCGAGGGCACCGTCGAGCACGTGCTGGTGGTGCGCCGTACCGGGCAGGACGTGGCGTTCGACGCCGAGCGGGACGTGTGGTGGGACGAGCTGGTCGGGCGCCAGTCGGCCGAGCACACCCCGGAGGCGTTCGACGCGGAGCACCCGCTGTTCATCCTCTACACCTCCGGCACCACGGGTAAGCCCAAGGGCATCCTGCACACCTCCGGCGGCTACCTCACGCAGACCGCCTACACCCACTGGGCGGTGTTCGACCTCAAGCCGGAGACCGACGTCTACTGGTGCACGGCCGACGTCGGCTGGGTCACGGGCCACTCGTACATCGTGTACGGCCCGCTGGCCAACGGCGCGACCCAGGTGATGTACGAGGGCACCCCGGACACCCCGCACCAGGGCCGCTTCTGGGAGATCGTCGAGAAGTACCGCGTCTCGATCCTCTACACCGCGCCGACCGCGATCCGGACGTTCATGAAGTGGGGCGACGAGATCCCCGCGCAGTTCGACCTGAGCTCGCTGCGCGTGCTCGGTTCGGTGGGCGAGCCCATCAACCCCGAGGCGTGGGTCTGGTACCGCAAGAACATCGGCGCCGACCGCACCCCGGTCGTGGACACCTGGTGGCAGACCGAGACCGGCGCGATGATGATCTCGCCGCTGCCGGGCGTCACCGAGACCAAGCCCGGTTCCGCGCAGCGCCCGCTGCCCGGCATCAGCGCCACCGTCGTCGACGACGAGGCGAACGAGGTGCCGAACGGGGGCGGCGGCTATCTGGTCCTCACCGAGCCGTGGCCGTCGATGCTCCGCACCATCTGGGGCGACGACCAGCGCTTCCTGGACACCTACTGGTCGCGCTTCGAGGGCAAGTACTTCGCCGGCGACGGCGCCAAGAAGGACGACGACGGCGACATCTGGCTGCTCGGCCGGGTGGACGACGTGATGCTGGTGTCGGGCCACAACATCTCCACCACCGAGGTGGAGTCGGCGCTGGTGTCGCACCCGGCGGTCGCCGAGGCGGCCGTGGTGGGCGCCGCCGACGAGACGACCGGGCAGGCCATCGTCGCGTTCGTCATCCTGCGCGGCTCGGCCGCCGAGGACGAGAAGCTGGTCGCCGAGCTGCGCGACCACGTCGGCGCCACCCTCGGCCCGATCGCCAAGCCCAAGCGCGTGCTGCCGGTCGCGGAGCTGCCCAAGACCCGCTCCGGCAAGATCATGCGCCGGCTGCTGCGGGACGTGGCGGAGAACCGCCGGCTCGGAGACGTCACCACCCTGACCGACTCCACGGTCATGACGCTCATCCAGTCCAAGCTGCCGTCCTCCTCCAGCGAGGACTGA
- a CDS encoding SulP family inorganic anion transporter — MSACAPPRNEHSPPTTPPPRRRRFRVGSADVSASVAVFLIALPLSLGIALATGAPLQAGLVAAAVGGIVAGRIGGCPLQVSGPAAGLTVVTADLIHQYGWRATCGITVLAGIAQLGLGCMKVARGALAVSPAVVHGMLAGIGITIAVAQVHIVLGGRPDSSVLTNLRALPAQLARLDPAALVISALTLTLLFAWPRIPDPVGSLLRKVPAALVAVVGATAAAALTGLTLPRVDLPSWRSHALAGLPQGPTLGIVAAVLTTTLVCSVQSLLGAVAVDKLAAGHTGSARVGRSDLDRELLGQGAANIVSGALGGLPVAGVAVRSTANVNAGAVSRNSTMLHGALVVIATLLLVPVLEQIPLASLAALVMAVGIQMVSLNHIRTVTRHREVPVYVVTTLGVVCLNVLQGVLLGIAVAVALALHRLTHTRITHGEREGAHHIRVSGQLTFLAVPRLSRALHRVPHGTRAVVELDGSFMDHAAYEALQDWRTSHTARGGTAELKDRRTGVSAGTPPSTVCRCRPWTPWRNHRCALPTAPGRQDGAGTTGAPRPDTHELARGISSFQRNTAPLVREELARLAKEGQRPSQLFLTCADSRLVTSMITASGPGDLFVVRNVGNLVPPPGEEHADDSVAAAIEYAVEVLGVRSITVCGHSGCGAMQALLAAEPGAAPTPLRRWLRHGEPSLARLAEGRPERPRLAPRPAADAVEELSLANVVQQLAHLRAHESVARALAAGRLELHGMYFHVGEARAYLLGDDGDEAEAAVFHDVREDARDDVRGVPEVGSLV; from the coding sequence ATGTCAGCCTGCGCCCCACCCCGTAACGAGCACTCCCCGCCCACCACCCCACCGCCCCGGCGCCGCCGTTTCCGCGTCGGGAGCGCCGATGTCTCCGCGTCCGTCGCGGTGTTCCTCATCGCCCTGCCGCTCTCGCTCGGCATCGCCCTGGCCACCGGCGCCCCGCTCCAGGCGGGCCTGGTCGCCGCCGCGGTCGGCGGGATCGTCGCCGGCCGGATCGGCGGCTGCCCGTTGCAGGTCAGCGGGCCCGCCGCCGGTCTGACCGTGGTCACCGCCGACCTCATCCACCAGTACGGCTGGCGGGCGACCTGCGGCATCACCGTCCTCGCCGGAATCGCCCAGCTCGGCCTCGGCTGCATGAAGGTGGCGCGCGGCGCGCTCGCCGTCAGCCCGGCGGTCGTGCACGGCATGCTCGCCGGGATCGGCATCACCATCGCCGTGGCCCAGGTGCACATCGTGCTCGGCGGCCGGCCGGACAGCTCCGTCCTCACCAACCTGCGCGCGCTCCCCGCGCAGTTGGCCCGTCTCGACCCGGCCGCCCTGGTGATCAGCGCCCTGACGCTGACCCTGCTGTTCGCCTGGCCCCGCATCCCGGACCCCGTGGGCAGCCTGCTGCGCAAGGTGCCGGCCGCGCTGGTCGCCGTCGTCGGGGCCACCGCGGCGGCGGCGCTGACCGGGCTCACCCTGCCCCGCGTCGATCTGCCGTCCTGGCGCAGCCACGCGCTGGCCGGACTCCCCCAGGGTCCGACGCTCGGCATCGTCGCCGCCGTGCTCACCACCACGCTGGTGTGCAGCGTGCAGTCGCTGCTCGGCGCGGTGGCCGTGGACAAGCTGGCGGCCGGCCATACCGGCTCCGCGCGCGTGGGGCGTTCCGACCTGGACCGTGAACTGCTCGGCCAGGGCGCGGCCAACATCGTCTCCGGCGCTCTCGGCGGACTGCCGGTCGCGGGAGTGGCCGTACGCAGCACGGCGAACGTCAACGCGGGCGCGGTCAGCCGGAACTCCACGATGCTGCACGGCGCTCTCGTGGTGATCGCCACCCTGCTGCTGGTCCCCGTCCTGGAGCAGATCCCGCTCGCCTCACTGGCCGCCCTGGTGATGGCCGTCGGCATCCAGATGGTGTCCCTGAACCACATCCGCACGGTGACCCGGCACCGCGAGGTGCCGGTGTACGTCGTGACCACTCTCGGCGTGGTCTGCCTCAACGTCCTGCAGGGCGTGCTCCTCGGCATCGCCGTGGCCGTCGCCCTCGCCCTGCACCGCCTCACCCACACCCGCATCACGCACGGGGAGCGGGAGGGGGCCCACCACATCCGGGTGAGCGGCCAGTTGACGTTCCTCGCCGTGCCCCGGCTCAGCAGAGCCCTGCACCGCGTCCCCCACGGCACGCGCGCCGTCGTCGAGCTGGACGGCTCCTTCATGGACCACGCGGCGTACGAGGCGCTCCAGGACTGGCGGACCTCCCACACCGCGCGGGGCGGCACCGCCGAACTGAAGGACCGCCGCACCGGGGTGAGCGCGGGCACCCCGCCCTCCACCGTCTGCCGCTGCCGCCCCTGGACCCCCTGGCGCAACCACCGGTGCGCCCTGCCCACGGCACCCGGGCGCCAGGACGGGGCCGGCACCACGGGCGCCCCCCGCCCCGACACCCATGAACTCGCCCGTGGCATCAGCTCGTTCCAGCGGAACACCGCCCCGCTGGTGCGGGAGGAGCTGGCCCGGCTGGCCAAGGAGGGGCAGCGGCCCTCGCAGCTCTTCCTCACCTGCGCCGACTCCCGGCTCGTCACCTCGATGATCACCGCCAGCGGCCCCGGCGACCTGTTCGTGGTGCGCAACGTCGGCAATCTGGTCCCACCCCCCGGCGAGGAGCACGCCGACGACTCGGTGGCCGCCGCCATCGAGTACGCGGTGGAGGTGCTCGGGGTCAGGTCGATCACCGTGTGCGGGCACTCCGGGTGCGGGGCGATGCAGGCCCTGCTCGCCGCCGAGCCCGGCGCCGCCCCGACCCCGCTGCGCCGGTGGCTGCGGCACGGGGAGCCGAGCCTGGCCCGGCTGGCGGAGGGGCGTCCGGAGCGGCCCCGGCTCGCCCCGCGCCCGGCTGCCGACGCGGTGGAGGAGCTGTCGCTGGCCAATGTGGTGCAGCAGTTGGCGCATCTGCGGGCGCACGAGTCGGTCGCACGCGCCCTCGCGGCCGGCCGGCTGGAGCTGCACGGCATGTACTTCCACGTCGGAGAGGCGCGGGCGTACCTGCTGGGCGACGACGGAGACGAGGCGGAGGCGGCGGTGTTCCACGACGTCAGAGAGGACGCCAGGGACGACGTGCGAGGGGTGCCGGAGGTGGGCAGCTTGGTCTGA
- a CDS encoding ATP-binding protein has protein sequence MKIAFVGKGGSGKTTLSSLFIRHLAAAGAPVVAIDADINQHLGPALGLDEDQAAALPAMGDRLPLIKDHLRGTNPRIASAETMIKTTPPGTGSRLVRISEPDAIYDACARPVELDGGAVRLMVTGPFTEADLGVACYHSKTGAVELFLNHLVDGPGEYVVVDMTAGSDSFASGMFTRFDMTFLVAEPTRKGVSVYRQYKEYARDFGVTLKVVGNKVQGPEDVDFLREEVGDDLLVTVGHSDWVRAMEKGRPPRFALLENGNVRALETLRDAADATHRLRDWERYTRQMVHFHLRNAQSWGNERTGADLAAQIDPGFVLGESVAAPA, from the coding sequence ATGAAAATTGCTTTCGTCGGGAAGGGCGGCAGCGGCAAGACCACGCTCTCCTCCCTCTTCATCCGCCATCTCGCCGCCGCCGGCGCCCCGGTGGTCGCGATCGACGCGGACATCAACCAGCACCTCGGGCCCGCGCTCGGCCTCGACGAGGACCAGGCGGCGGCGCTGCCCGCCATGGGCGACCGGCTGCCGCTGATCAAGGACCATCTGCGCGGCACCAACCCGCGCATCGCCTCCGCCGAGACGATGATCAAGACCACCCCGCCCGGCACGGGTTCGCGGCTGGTCCGGATCAGCGAGCCCGACGCGATCTACGACGCCTGCGCGCGTCCGGTGGAACTCGACGGCGGCGCCGTCCGTCTGATGGTCACCGGCCCCTTCACCGAGGCCGACCTGGGGGTGGCCTGCTACCACTCCAAGACCGGAGCGGTGGAGCTGTTCCTGAACCACCTCGTCGACGGCCCCGGCGAGTACGTGGTGGTCGACATGACCGCCGGCTCGGACTCCTTCGCCTCGGGCATGTTCACCCGCTTCGACATGACGTTCCTCGTCGCCGAGCCGACCCGGAAGGGGGTGTCCGTGTACCGCCAGTACAAGGAGTACGCCCGCGACTTCGGCGTCACCCTGAAGGTCGTCGGCAACAAGGTCCAGGGTCCGGAGGACGTCGACTTCCTGCGCGAGGAGGTCGGGGACGACCTGCTGGTGACGGTCGGCCACTCCGACTGGGTGCGCGCCATGGAGAAGGGGCGCCCACCCCGCTTCGCCCTGCTGGAGAACGGCAACGTCCGCGCGCTGGAGACGCTCCGGGACGCCGCCGACGCGACGCACCGGCTGCGGGACTGGGAGCGGTACACCCGGCAGATGGTCCACTTCCATCTGCGCAACGCCCAGTCGTGGGGCAACGAGCGCACCGGGGCCGACCTGGCGGCGCAGATCGACCCCGGCTTCGTGCTCGGCGAGAGCGTGGCGGCTCCCGCCTGA
- a CDS encoding Fic family protein: protein MSTTGATADPLAALGSLPGVADSVESVRKAVDRVYGHRIMRRRSNAITSEAALRGARGSAALSGADWALEEVRRRTDFSTGDEARVMGAALRLTAEAGQLLSIWRQSPLRVLARLHMVAAASDTDEVGRPRRAGELADEPLIELPLPDAPEVSGRLDGLAELVIAGSSAPALVTAAVVHGEILALRPFTSHNGLVARTAERIVLIGSGLDPKSVCPAEVGHAELGRASYLAALDGYVSGTPGGMAAWIAHCGRAVELGARESTAVCEALQRGAA, encoded by the coding sequence ATGAGTACGACAGGAGCGACCGCAGATCCCCTTGCGGCCCTGGGCTCGTTGCCCGGCGTGGCCGACTCCGTGGAGTCCGTGCGCAAGGCCGTGGACCGGGTGTACGGACACCGGATCATGCGCCGTCGCAGCAATGCCATCACCTCCGAGGCGGCCCTGCGCGGCGCGCGCGGCTCGGCGGCACTGTCCGGCGCCGACTGGGCCCTGGAGGAGGTGCGCCGCCGCACCGACTTCAGCACCGGCGACGAGGCGCGCGTCATGGGCGCGGCCCTGAGGCTCACCGCCGAGGCCGGGCAACTGCTGTCCATCTGGCGGCAGTCCCCGCTGCGGGTGCTGGCCCGGCTGCACATGGTGGCCGCCGCGAGCGACACCGACGAGGTCGGCCGGCCGCGCCGGGCGGGCGAACTCGCCGACGAGCCGCTCATCGAACTGCCGCTGCCGGACGCCCCGGAGGTGTCCGGACGCCTGGACGGCCTCGCGGAGCTGGTCATCGCCGGGTCCTCCGCGCCCGCGCTGGTGACGGCCGCCGTGGTGCACGGCGAGATCCTCGCGCTGCGCCCCTTCACCTCGCACAACGGGCTGGTGGCGCGCACGGCCGAGCGGATCGTCCTGATCGGCAGCGGCCTGGACCCGAAGTCGGTGTGCCCCGCCGAGGTCGGCCACGCCGAACTGGGCCGCGCCTCCTACCTCGCCGCGCTCGACGGCTATGTCTCCGGCACCCCCGGCGGCATGGCGGCCTGGATCGCCCACTGCGGCCGCGCGGTCGAACTGGGCGCGCGCGAGTCGACGGCGGTCTGCGAGGCCCTCCAGCGCGGAGCGGCCTGA
- a CDS encoding HAD family hydrolase yields the protein MLSDVENHSLPRAAAFFDLDKTVIAKSSTLTFSKSFYQGGLINRRAALRTAYAQFVFLAGGLDHDQMERMREYLSALCRGWNVRQVQEIVAETLHDLIDPIIYDEAASLIEEHHSAGRDVVIVSTSGAEVVEPIGELLGADRVVATRLVVGEDGCFTGEVEYYAYGPTKAEAIRELAASEGYDLDRSFAYSDSATDVPMLQAVGHPHAVNPDRALRREAVSRGWPVLEFRKPVRLKQRLPSLHAPRPAVVAAAALGAAAATAGLVWYASRRRGTAV from the coding sequence ATGCTCAGTGACGTGGAAAACCACTCCTTGCCTCGCGCAGCGGCCTTCTTCGACCTGGACAAGACGGTCATTGCGAAGTCCAGCACGCTCACCTTCAGCAAGTCCTTCTACCAAGGCGGACTGATCAACCGCAGAGCGGCCTTGCGCACCGCATATGCCCAGTTCGTGTTCCTGGCCGGCGGTTTGGACCATGACCAGATGGAGCGCATGCGGGAGTACCTCTCCGCGCTCTGCCGGGGCTGGAACGTGCGCCAGGTCCAGGAGATCGTGGCCGAGACCCTGCACGACCTGATCGACCCGATCATCTACGACGAGGCCGCCTCCCTGATCGAGGAGCACCACTCGGCGGGCCGGGACGTCGTGATCGTGTCCACCTCGGGCGCGGAGGTCGTGGAGCCGATCGGCGAACTGCTCGGCGCCGACCGGGTGGTGGCCACCCGCCTGGTGGTCGGCGAGGACGGCTGCTTCACCGGCGAGGTGGAGTACTACGCGTACGGCCCCACCAAGGCCGAGGCGATCCGGGAGCTGGCCGCCTCCGAGGGGTACGACCTCGACCGCAGCTTCGCCTACAGCGACTCGGCCACCGACGTGCCCATGCTCCAGGCCGTCGGCCACCCGCACGCCGTCAACCCCGACCGCGCGCTGCGCCGCGAGGCCGTATCGCGCGGCTGGCCGGTGCTGGAGTTCCGCAAGCCGGTCCGGCTCAAGCAGCGCCTGCCCTCGCTGCACGCGCCCCGCCCGGCGGTCGTCGCGGCGGCGGCACTGGGCGCGGCGGCCGCGACCGCGGGCCTCGTCTGGTACGCCAGCAGGCGCCGGGGCACGGCCGTCTGA
- the ssd gene encoding septum site-determining protein Ssd: protein MTGTVAHDPPPATAGRPGRPLIVTEDAALLDDLLRLCAAAGATPEVHHGVPDHGGGWDGAPLVLVGDDAARRVRGAARRRGVVLVGRDQDDPDVWKRAVGIGADHVLMLPDGEQWLIDRIADVAEGVGRPALTVGVIGGRGGAGASTLACALAVTSAHQGLRTLLVDADPLGGGLDVLLGGETAQGLRWPAFAASRGRVGGGALEESLPELHALRVLSWDRGDCVAVPPQAVRAVLAAARRRGGTVVVDLPRRLDDGVAEALAQLDMAVLVVPAELRALAAAGRVASAMGMVVRDLRVAVRGPYGPGLDEEEVARLLGLPLIGTVPVEPALLRPRGTARPPGASGRGPLSRFCAAFWEQALTEAGGPR from the coding sequence ATGACCGGAACCGTCGCGCACGATCCGCCTCCGGCCACGGCCGGACGACCGGGACGGCCGCTCATCGTCACCGAGGACGCGGCGCTCCTCGACGACCTGCTGCGCCTGTGCGCGGCGGCCGGCGCCACACCCGAGGTCCACCACGGAGTCCCGGACCACGGCGGGGGATGGGACGGCGCGCCGCTCGTCCTGGTCGGTGACGACGCGGCCCGCCGGGTGCGCGGAGCCGCGCGGCGGCGCGGAGTGGTCCTGGTCGGCCGGGACCAGGACGACCCGGACGTGTGGAAACGCGCGGTCGGGATCGGCGCCGACCATGTGCTGATGCTGCCCGACGGTGAGCAGTGGCTCATCGACCGGATCGCCGACGTGGCGGAGGGCGTCGGCCGTCCCGCCCTCACCGTCGGCGTCATCGGCGGCCGGGGCGGCGCCGGGGCCTCCACCCTGGCCTGCGCTCTCGCCGTCACCTCCGCCCACCAGGGACTGCGGACCCTCCTGGTGGACGCCGACCCGCTCGGCGGCGGACTCGACGTGCTCCTCGGCGGTGAGACGGCACAGGGGCTGCGCTGGCCCGCCTTCGCCGCCTCGCGCGGCAGGGTCGGCGGGGGCGCCCTGGAGGAGTCGCTGCCCGAACTGCACGCGCTGCGCGTCCTGAGCTGGGACCGGGGCGACTGCGTGGCGGTACCGCCCCAGGCCGTCCGCGCGGTGCTCGCCGCCGCCCGGCGGCGCGGCGGAACGGTGGTCGTCGACCTCCCGCGCCGCCTGGACGACGGGGTCGCGGAGGCCCTGGCCCAGCTCGACATGGCGGTGCTCGTCGTGCCGGCGGAGCTGCGCGCGCTGGCGGCGGCCGGCCGGGTCGCCTCCGCGATGGGCATGGTCGTGCGGGACCTGCGGGTCGCGGTCAGAGGGCCGTACGGACCGGGGCTGGACGAGGAGGAGGTGGCCCGGCTGCTCGGGCTGCCGCTGATCGGCACCGTGCCCGTCGAGCCCGCGCTGCTGCGGCCCCGGGGTACCGCCAGACCGCCCGGCGCGAGCGGACGCGGCCCGCTGTCCCGGTTCTGCGCCGCCTTCTGGGAGCAGGCGCTGACCGAGGCGGGAGGCCCCCGATGA